From Bos mutus isolate GX-2022 chromosome 5, NWIPB_WYAK_1.1, whole genome shotgun sequence, one genomic window encodes:
- the ENDOU gene encoding uridylate-specific endoribonuclease isoform X1: MEPVIAPWKVRPLAFRTSLGQKAHLRTVTFTWTLVRVHQPSPSGLRLDTMRACVPLTVAILCGLAWAGKRESCASRCNERFDRDAVCQCDRRCPQHGDCCEDYEQLCTAEENPKEPELFLELEEETEGAPASSLYLAPNSCQGRCLEAFDKHHSCHCNARCPEFGNCCEDFESLCGHEGFSHSSDAITKEELQSVSEKIYRADTNKARKEDIVLNSQNCISPSETRDQVDRCPEPLFTYVNEKLFSKPTYSAFLNLLNNYQRATGRGEHFTAQELAEQDTFLREIMKTAVMKELYGFLHQQNRYSSEQEFVSDLKNMWFGLYSRSKEERDSSGFEHVFSGEVKKGKVTGFHNWIRFYMQEKEGLVDYYSHIYDGPWDSYPDVLAMQFNWDGYYKEVGSAFIGSSPEFEFALYSLCFIARPGKVCQLSLGGHPLAIQTYTWNKSTYGNGKKYIATAYVVSSTH, from the exons ATGGAGCCAGTCATAGCCCCTTGGAAGGTCAGACCCTTGGCTTTCAG GACCAGCCTGGGCCAGAAGGCTCACCTGAGAACGGTGACATTCACGTGGACGCTAGTCAGAGTCCACCAGCCATCTCCTTCTGGCCTCCGACTGGACACCATGAGGGCCTGTGTCCCCCTGACAGTGGCCATTCTCTGTGGCCTGGCCTGGGCCG GCAAAAGGGAGTCATGCGCATCTCGCTGTAATGAGAGATTTGACCGGGATGCTGTCTGCCAGTGTGACCGCCGGTGTCCCCAGCACGGGGACTGCTGTGAAGACTATGAGCAGCTGTGTACAG CTGAAGAGAATCCCAAAGAACCAGAGCTATTCCTGGAACtggaagaggagacagagggCGCTCCGGCTAGCA GCTTGTATTTGGCACCCAACTCCTGCCAGGGCCGCTGCCTGGAGGCCTTTGACAAACACCACTCATGCCACTGTAATGCCCGCTGCCCAGAGTTTGGAAACTGCTGCGAGGATTTTGAGAGCCTGTGTGGCCATG AGGGCTTCTCCCACAGCAGCGATGCCATAACTAAGGAAGAACTGCAGAGTGTCTCTGAGAAGATCTACAGGGCAGACACCAACAAAGCCCGGAAGGAAGACATCGTTCTCAACAGCCAAAACTGCATCTCGCCCTCAGAGACCAGAGACCAAGTAGACCGCTGCCCAGAGCC GCTCTTCACATATGTCAATGAGAAGCTCTTCTCTAAGCCGACCTACTCCGCCTTCCTCAACCTCCTCAACAACTACCAGCGGGCCACGGGCCGCGGGGAGCACTTCACAGCCCAGGAGCTGGCCGAGCAGGACACCTTCCTCAGAGAGATCATGAAGACGGCCGTCATGAAGGAACTCTATGGCTTCCTCCACCAGCAGA ACCGCTACAGCTCGGAACAGGAGTTCGTCAGTGACCTAAAAAACATGTGGTTTGGGCTGTATTCCAGAAGCAAAGAAGAGAGGGACTCCAGTGGCTTTGAGCACGTCTTCTCAG GTGAAGTCAAAAAAGGCAAGGTCACTGGCTTCCATAACTGGATCCGTTTCTACATGCAGGAGAAGGAGGGCCTGGTGGACTATTACAGTCACATCTATGATGGGCCT TGGGATTCTTACCCCGACGTGCTGGCCATGCAGTTCAACTGGGATGGGTACTACAAGGAAGTGGGCTCAGCTTTCATTGGCAGCAGCCCTGAGTTTGAGTTTGCGCTGTACTCCCTGTGCTTCATCGCCAGGCCAGGCAAAGT GTGCCAGTTGAGCCTGGGTGGACATCCCTTGGCCATCCAGACCTATACCTGGAACAAGTCAACCTATGGAAATGGCAAGAAGTACATCGCAACGGCCTATGTGGTGTCCTCCACCCATTAG
- the ENDOU gene encoding uridylate-specific endoribonuclease isoform X2: MPGLGRFPGEEMVTHSSILAWRTLWTEEPGGPQSTGLQKNRRRLSNRTATLSTRRVNAEENPKEPELFLELEEETEGAPASSLYLAPNSCQGRCLEAFDKHHSCHCNARCPEFGNCCEDFESLCGHEGFSHSSDAITKEELQSVSEKIYRADTNKARKEDIVLNSQNCISPSETRDQVDRCPEPLFTYVNEKLFSKPTYSAFLNLLNNYQRATGRGEHFTAQELAEQDTFLREIMKTAVMKELYGFLHQQNRYSSEQEFVSDLKNMWFGLYSRSKEERDSSGFEHVFSGEVKKGKVTGFHNWIRFYMQEKEGLVDYYSHIYDGPWDSYPDVLAMQFNWDGYYKEVGSAFIGSSPEFEFALYSLCFIARPGKVCQLSLGGHPLAIQTYTWNKSTYGNGKKYIATAYVVSSTH; the protein is encoded by the exons atgcctgggttgggaagattccctggagaagaaatggtaacccactccagtatccttgcctggagaactctatggacagaggagcctggtgggccacagtccacggggttgcaaaagaatcggaGGCGACTTAGTAACCGAACAGCAACACTGAGTACCAGAAGGGTAAATG CTGAAGAGAATCCCAAAGAACCAGAGCTATTCCTGGAACtggaagaggagacagagggCGCTCCGGCTAGCA GCTTGTATTTGGCACCCAACTCCTGCCAGGGCCGCTGCCTGGAGGCCTTTGACAAACACCACTCATGCCACTGTAATGCCCGCTGCCCAGAGTTTGGAAACTGCTGCGAGGATTTTGAGAGCCTGTGTGGCCATG AGGGCTTCTCCCACAGCAGCGATGCCATAACTAAGGAAGAACTGCAGAGTGTCTCTGAGAAGATCTACAGGGCAGACACCAACAAAGCCCGGAAGGAAGACATCGTTCTCAACAGCCAAAACTGCATCTCGCCCTCAGAGACCAGAGACCAAGTAGACCGCTGCCCAGAGCC GCTCTTCACATATGTCAATGAGAAGCTCTTCTCTAAGCCGACCTACTCCGCCTTCCTCAACCTCCTCAACAACTACCAGCGGGCCACGGGCCGCGGGGAGCACTTCACAGCCCAGGAGCTGGCCGAGCAGGACACCTTCCTCAGAGAGATCATGAAGACGGCCGTCATGAAGGAACTCTATGGCTTCCTCCACCAGCAGA ACCGCTACAGCTCGGAACAGGAGTTCGTCAGTGACCTAAAAAACATGTGGTTTGGGCTGTATTCCAGAAGCAAAGAAGAGAGGGACTCCAGTGGCTTTGAGCACGTCTTCTCAG GTGAAGTCAAAAAAGGCAAGGTCACTGGCTTCCATAACTGGATCCGTTTCTACATGCAGGAGAAGGAGGGCCTGGTGGACTATTACAGTCACATCTATGATGGGCCT TGGGATTCTTACCCCGACGTGCTGGCCATGCAGTTCAACTGGGATGGGTACTACAAGGAAGTGGGCTCAGCTTTCATTGGCAGCAGCCCTGAGTTTGAGTTTGCGCTGTACTCCCTGTGCTTCATCGCCAGGCCAGGCAAAGT GTGCCAGTTGAGCCTGGGTGGACATCCCTTGGCCATCCAGACCTATACCTGGAACAAGTCAACCTATGGAAATGGCAAGAAGTACATCGCAACGGCCTATGTGGTGTCCTCCACCCATTAG